One genomic segment of Hordeum vulgare subsp. vulgare chromosome 2H, MorexV3_pseudomolecules_assembly, whole genome shotgun sequence includes these proteins:
- the LOC123426554 gene encoding probable metal-nicotianamine transporter YSL6, which translates to MGSEADMTGPLLAGGSGAAPAVEAEVVPPWREQLTVRGIVVSAILGVLFCLITHKLNLTVGIIPSLNVAAGLLGYFLVRTWTAALERFGIVSKPFTKQENTVIQTCVVACYGLAFSGGFGSYMLAMDQKTYELIGTDYPGNRAVDVKNPSLSWMIGFMFVVSFLGLFSLVALRKVMVIDYKLTYPSGTATAMLINSFHTTSGAELAEKQVSCLGKYLSISFIWNCFKWFFSGVGDSCGFDNFPSLGLAAFKNTFYFDFSPTYIGCGLICPHIVNCSTLLGAIISWGFLWPYISTKAGEWYPAGLGSNDFKGLYGYKVFISVSVILGDGIYNLIKIIYATIKEIMNARSKQGRLPLVRVEDDDETSNLSSEEKLLNDVFVKDSIPPWLAGSGYVGLAAISTATVPMMFPQLKWYLVLSAYVVAPLLAFCNSYGTGLTDWNLASTYGKIGLFIFASWVGQHGGVIAGLAACGVMMSIVSTAADLMQDFKTGYLTLSSPRSMFVSQLIGTALGCVIAPLTFWLYWTAFDIGNPDGMFKAPYAVIFREMSILGVEGFSALPQHCLAICSFFFFVAIAINLLRDVTPDSVSKFIPLPMAMAVPFYIGAYFAIDMFVGTVILFVWEKINRKESEDFSGAVASGLICGDGIWSVPSAILSIMRIDPPMCMYFKPSLA; encoded by the exons ATGGGATCGGAGGCGGACATGACCGGGCCCCTCCTCGCCGGCGGAAGCGGCGCCGCGCCGGCGGTGGAGGCGGAGGTGGTGCCGCCGTGGCGGGAGCAGCTCACGGTGCGGGGGATAGTGGTCAGCGCCATACTCGGGGTGCTCTTCTGCCTCATCACGCACAAGCTCAACCTCACGGTGGGGATCATCCCCTCGCTCAACGTCGCCGCGGGGCTGCTCGGATACTTCCTCGTGCGGACCTGGACGGCGGCGCTCGAGAGGTTCGGCATCGTCTCCAAGCCCTTCACCAAGCAGGAGAACACCGTCATCCAGACCTGCGTCGTCGCCTGCTACGGTCTCGCCTTCAGCG GTGGCTTTGGGTCGTATATGCTTGCAATGGATCAGAAAACTTATGAGCTCATCGGGACTGATTATCCTGGTAACAGGGCGGTGGATGTTAAGAATCCTTCACTGAGTTGGATGATTGGATTCATGTTTGTTGTTAGCTTTCTTGGTCTATTTAGTCTTGTTGCACTGCGCAAG GTGATGGTAATTGATTACAAGCTGACCTATCCTAGTGGAACTGCTACAGCTATGTTGATAAATAGCTTTCACACTACTTCTGGAGCTGAACTTGCAGA AAAACAAGTTAGCTGTCTTGGAAAGTATTTAAGCATAAGTTTTATCTGGAATTGCTTCAAGTGGTTCTTCAGTGGTGTTGGGGATTCTTGTGGTTTCGATAATTTCCCTTCTCTCGGACTTGCAGCATTTAAGAACAC GTTTTATTTTGACTTCAGTCCAACATATATTGGGTGTGGTCTAATATGCCCACACATTGTTAATTGCTCTACACTTCTTGGAGCCATCATATCTTGGGGTTTTCTCTGGCCATATATATCCACAAAAGCTGGGGAATGGTACCCAGCTGGCCTTGGAAGCAATGATTTCAAAGGACTCTATGGATACAAG GTTTTTATCTCTGTATCTGTGATACTTGGTGATGGtatctataacctcatcaagatTATTTATGCCACTATCAAGGAAATAATGAATGCACGATCAAAGCAAGGAAGACTTCCCCTTGTCCGGGTTGAGGATG ATGATGAAACTTCTAATTTATCTTCTGAAGAAAAGCTTCTGAATGACgtatttgtaaaggacagtatccCTCCCTGGTTAGCAGGATCTGGTTATGTGGGGCTTGCAGCAATCTCAACTGCAACTGTGCCAATGATGTTCCCACAACTCAAGTGGTACCTTGTCCTTTCTGCCTATGTTGTTGCACCCCTACTCGCGTTCTGCAACTCATACGGCACTGGCCTAACAGACTGGAACCTTGCATCCACATATGGGAAGATTGGGCTTTTCATTTTTGCCTCATGGGTTGGCCAGCATGGTGGTGTGATTGCTGGCTTAGCAGCTTGTGGTGTTATGATGTCCATAGTATCCACAGCTGCTGATCTCATGCAGGACTTCAAGACTGGTTATCTGACCCTCTCGTCACCAAGGTCCATGTTTGTGTCACAGTTGATTGGGACTGCACTTGGCTGTGTTATTGCTCCTCTCACCTTTTGGCTTTACTGGACGGCCTTTGACATTGGCAATCCTGATGGCATGTTCAAAGCTCCATATGCTGTCATCTTCCGTGAGATGTCAATTTTGGGTGTCGAAGGATTCTCGGCACTGCCGCAACACTGCCTAGCAATctgctctttcttcttctttgtcgccATAGCGATCAATCTCCTGAGGGATGTCACTCCAGACAGTGTGTCCAAATTCATCCCACTCCCGATGGCCATGGCTGTTCCCTTCTACATTGGAGCGTATTTTGCGATTGACATGTTTGTCGGGACGGTCATCCTGTTTGTTTGGGAGAAGATTAACCGGAAGGAGTCGGAGGACTTTTCAGGTGCGGTTGCTTCGGGTTTGATCTGTGGTGATGGCATCTGGAGCGTCCCTTCTGCAATACTGTCTATCATGAGGATTGACCCGCCGATGTGCATGTACTTCAAGCCATCTCTTGCCTAG